The following are encoded together in the Phragmites australis chromosome 19, lpPhrAust1.1, whole genome shotgun sequence genome:
- the LOC133900369 gene encoding CBL-interacting protein kinase 32-like translates to MSTTKVKRRVGKYELGRTIGEGTFAKVRFAKDTETGEPVAIKILDKEKVLKHKMVEQIKREISTMKLIKHPNVVRIYEVMGSKTKIYIVLEYATGGELFDTIVNYGRMREDEARRYFQQLINAVDYCHSRGVYHRDLKPENLLLDSYGNLKVSDFGLSALSQQIKDDGLLHTTCGTPNYVAPEVLEDQGYDGAMADLWSCGVILFVLLAGYLPFEDSNLMTLYKKISNAEFTFPPWTSFPAKRLLTRILDPNPMTRITIPEILEDGWFKKGYKRPEFDEKYDTTLDDVDAVFNDSEEHHVTEKKEEEPAALNAFQLISMSAGLNLGNLFDSEQEFKRETRFTSKCPPKEIVRKIEEAAKPLGFDVQKKNYKLRLEKVKAGRKGNLNVATEILQVAPSLHMVEVRKAKGDTLEFHKFYKNLSKTLKDVVWKSDDLQMQPAS, encoded by the exons ATGAGTACAACCAAGGTGAAGAGACGTGTGGGGAAGTATGAGCTCGGCCGAACCATAGGCGAAGGCACATTCGCAAAGGTCAGGTTTGCGAAGGACACTGAGACCGGAGAGCCGGTAGCCATTAAAATCCTGGATAAGGAGAAGGTTCTCAAGCACAAGATGGTCGAGCAG ATTAAACGAGAGATTTCGACGATGAAGTTGATTAAGCATCCTAATGTTGTCCGCATATATGAG GTGATGGGAAGTAAAACAAAAATCTACATTGTGTTGGAGTACGCAACCGGCGGCGAGCTCTTTGACACAATT GTTAACTATGGTCGAATGAGGGAAGATGAGGCAAGGAGATACTTCCAACAATTAATCAACGCAGTTGATTATTGTCATAGCAGGGGCGTGTACCACCGGGATTTAAAA CCAGAAAATTTACTGCTTGATTCATACGGAAATCTGAAGGTCTCTGACTTTGGGCTGAGCGCGCTGTCTCAGCAAATCAAG GATGATGGGTTGCTGCACACAACTTGTGGGACTCCAAACTATGTCGCACCAGAG GTCCTTGAAGATCAAGGCTATGACGGTGCAATGGCAGATTTGTGGTCATGTGGAGTTATCCTGTTTGTTCTGCTAGCAGGGTATTTGCCTTTTGAGGACTCTAATCTTATGACGTTGTATAAGAAA ATATCAAATGCAGAATTTACATTTCCACCATGGACGTCTTTTCCTGCCAAGAGGTTGTTAACAAGAATTCTTGATCCAAATCCAATGACG AGAATAACAATCCCAGAAATACTAGAGGATGGGTGgttcaaaaagggctacaagcGCCCAGAGTTTGACGAAAAATATGACACAACATTGGATGATGTGGATGCTGTCTTCAATGATTCAGAA GAGCACCACGTgacagaaaagaaagaagaagaaccagcAGCTCTGAATGCATTTCAACTAATTTCAATGTCAGCAGGCCTAAACCTTGGAAACTTATTCGACTCAGAGCAG GAATTCAAAAGAGAAACTAGATTCACATCAAAATGTCCACCCAAAGAAATTGTCCGCAAGATTGAGGAAGCTGCCAAACCTCTAGGATTTGACGTTCAGAAGAAAAATTACAAG TTGAGGCTCGAGAAGGTAAAAGCAGGGAGGAAGGGAAACCTCAATGTTGCTACCGAG ATACTGCAAGTTGCACCCTCCCTTCATATGGTAGAAGTCCGAAAAGCAAAAGGCGACACGCTGGAATTTCATAAG TTCTACAAGAACCTTTCGAAGACCTTAAAGGACGTTGTCTGGAAATCTGACGATCTGCAAATGCAACCTGCTTCTTAG
- the LOC133900370 gene encoding uncharacterized protein LOC133900370: protein MDEVEQQLSKEQIDEFREAFSLFDKDGDGTITTKELGTVMRSLGQSPTEAELQDMVDEVDADGSGAIDFHEFLTLLARKMRDAGADDELREAFRVFDQDQNGFISRDELRHVLENLGERLSDYELAEMLREADVDGDGQINYTEFAKVMMAKRRQHMMDDEGSHGSHSHRSDICCTIL from the exons ATGGATGAGGTGGAGCAGCAGCTGTCCAAGGAGCAGATCGACGAGTTCCGGGAGGCCTTCAGCCTCTTCGACAAAGATGGCGACG GGACGATCACGACCAAGGAGCTCGGGACGGTGATGCGTTCGCTGGGGCAGAGCCCCACGGAGGCGGAGCTGCAGGACATGGTCGACGAGGTGgacgccgacggcagcggcgccATAGACTTCCACGAGTTCCTCACCCTCCTCGCCCGCAAGATGCGAGACGCCGGCGCCGACGACGAGCTCCGCGAGGCCTTCCGCGTCTTCGACCAGGACCAGAACGGTTTCATCTCCCGCGACGAGCTGCGCCACGTCCTGGAGAACCTCGGGGAGCGCCTCTCCGACTACGAGCTCGCCGAGATGCTCCGCGAGGCAGACGTCGACGGCGACGGGCAGATCAACTACACCGAGTTCGCAAAGGTCATGATGGCAAA ACGAAGGCAGCATATGATGGACGACGAGGGGAGTCATGGATCTCACTCTCACCGGAGCGACATCTGCTGTACAATCCTCTGA